Proteins encoded in a region of the Phalacrocorax carbo chromosome 17, bPhaCar2.1, whole genome shotgun sequence genome:
- the RCC1L gene encoding RCC1-like G exchanging factor-like protein, translated as MAAAAAVAGRGALRGPLGTPPPVLRRGLATPSGPRSVRQLREAEEAAPIFQYAGKSARRKDRVFVWGFCYSGALGVPSFVRPDAGWKKPRRIQPTPYRLETAEKISSAACGYGFTLLSSKTTDITKVWGMGLNKDSQLGFQRSVRDRTKGYEYVLEPSPIPLPLEKPQQTRVLQVSCGRAHSLILTDNEGVFTMGNNSYGQCGRKVVEDETYSDSHLIHQLNEFDSRVVQVVCGQDHSLFRTKKGTLYACGWGADGQTGLGHYNITSVPTKLHGDIAGVNIIQVSSYGDCCLAVSDEGDIFGWGNSEYLQLASVTETTQVNVPRHLPFKIGKIKEAACGGTGNVVLTEEGNVFVWGYGILGKGPSIIETAVPEMIPPSLFGWSVFNPDVRVAHVRCGLSQFAALTNRGELFVWGKNLRGCLGIGRMEDQYFPWRVTVPGEVVDVACGVDHMVSMVKSFT; from the exons atggcggcggcggcagccgtGGCCGGGCGGGGAGCGCTGAGGGGGCCGCTGGGGACGCCGCCGCCCGTCCTCCGCAGGGGCCTGGCCACGCCGTCGGGCCCGCGGAGCGTCCGCCAGCTGAGGGAGGCCGAGGAGGCCGCCCCCATCTTCCAGTACGCGGGGAAGTCGGCCAGGCGGAAGGACCGCGTCTTCGTCTGGGGCTTCTGCTACTCGGGTGCCCTGGGCGTCCCCAGCTTCGTGAGGCCGGACGCGGGCTGGAAGAAGCCGCGGCGGATCCAACCCACGCCCTACCGGCTGGAGACGGCGGAGAAG ATATCGTCTGCTGCCTGTGGTTATGGATTCACGCTGCTGTCCTCTAAGACCACGGACATCACCAAAGTGTGGGGCATGGGGTTGAACAAGGATTCCCAGCTTGGATTTCAGAGAAGCGTAAGAGATCGAA CTAAGGGCTATGAATATGTCTTGGAACCATCTCCAATTCCATTACCATTGGAGAAGCCGCAGCAAACTCGAGTCTTGCAGGTGTCCTGTGGGAGAGCACATTCCCTGATCCTGACAGACAACGAGGGAG tttttacCATGGGGAACAATTCTTATGGACAGTGTGGCCGGAAGGTTGTTGAAGATGAAACCTACAG TGACAGTCATCTAATACATCAGCTGAATGAGTTTGACAGCAGAGTTGTCCAG GTTGTGTGTGGGCAGGACCACAGTCTGTTTAGAACCAAGAAGGGTACGCTCTACGCGTGCGGATGGGGAGCTGATGGGCAAACAG gtcTTGGACACTACAACATCACCAGCGTTCCTACCAAGCTACATGGTGACATTGCTGGGGTAAACATTATCCAGGTCTCTTCCTATGGAGACTGTTGTCTGGCTGTTTCAGATGAAGGAGACATCTTTGGTTGGGGAAATTCAGAATACTTGCAGTTGGCCTCTGTCACAGAAACAACACAG GTCAATGTTCCCAGACATTTGCCGTTCAAGATTGGGAAGATAAAGGAGGCTGCATGTGGAGGGACTGGCAATGTTGTGCTGACAG aagaaggaaatgtttttgtctGGGGATATGGAATTCTTGGGAAAGGCCCAAGCATAATAGAGACAGCAGTGCCAGAGATGATCCCACCCAGCCTTTTTGGCTGGTCAGTCTTCAATCCGGATGTCCGTGTTGCTCATGTTCGCTGTGGACTCAGCCAGTTTGCGGCACTTACAA ACAGAGGAGAACTGTTTGTATGGGGCAAGAATCTAAGAGGGTGTCTGGGAATTGGAAGAATGGAAGACCAGTATTTCCCATGGAGG GTGACTGTACCCGGTGAGGTGGTGGATGTTGCCTGTGGAGTTGATCATATGGTAAGCATGGTTAAGTCTTTCACCTAG